The Opitutaceae bacterium genome has a window encoding:
- the atpA gene encoding F0F1 ATP synthase subunit alpha: MSTIIEQIEQQIAKIQSGTVKKNTGKILAVADGVARIDGLSDAMYNEMIEFYDGTVGIALNLEEDEVGCIVLGDVSGLKEGDEARTTGRLLSVPVGRNLLGRVVDAIGNPIDGKGPIESEEFYPVEKIAPGIIVRQSVSQPLLTGIMSIDSMIPIGRGQRELIIGDRGTGKTTIAIDTIINQSRINRAGLASGDKNFRPVYSIYVAVGQKNSNIARTVDALEKEGAMEFTTIIGASAADNPTNQYLAPYSGAAMGEWFMQNGMDALVVYDDLSKHAVAYRQISLILKRPSGREAYPGDVFYLHSRLLERSARLNKENGNGSLTALPIIETQAGDVSAYIPTNVISITDGQIFLETDLFNQGTRPAISVGLSVSRVGSAAQMKMTKQVAGKLKGELAQFRELAAFAQFGSDLDARTKAQLDRGQRIVELFKQPAFDPIAIEMQAAVLWGMQNQYFDAIDSSKVAEAATSLREFLGARKQTLLNSLLQAAAVNDELAAELKKALDEWKATFSA, translated from the coding sequence ATGAGCACCATAATCGAACAGATTGAACAGCAGATCGCCAAGATCCAGAGTGGCACGGTCAAGAAGAACACCGGCAAGATCCTCGCCGTCGCCGACGGGGTCGCCCGGATCGACGGCCTCTCGGATGCGATGTACAACGAGATGATCGAGTTCTACGACGGCACCGTCGGGATCGCGCTGAATCTCGAAGAGGACGAAGTGGGCTGCATCGTTCTCGGCGATGTCTCCGGCTTGAAGGAAGGAGACGAGGCCAGGACGACCGGCCGCCTGCTCTCCGTCCCGGTCGGCCGCAACCTGCTCGGACGGGTCGTCGACGCCATCGGCAATCCGATCGACGGCAAGGGACCGATCGAATCGGAGGAGTTCTATCCGGTTGAAAAGATCGCTCCGGGCATCATCGTCCGCCAATCCGTCAGCCAGCCGCTCCTGACCGGCATCATGTCGATCGATTCGATGATCCCGATCGGTCGCGGCCAGCGCGAACTGATCATCGGCGACCGTGGCACCGGCAAGACGACCATCGCGATCGATACGATCATCAATCAGTCCCGCATCAACCGGGCCGGTCTTGCCTCCGGGGACAAGAACTTCCGCCCGGTCTACTCGATCTACGTGGCTGTCGGTCAGAAAAACTCCAACATCGCCCGGACCGTCGACGCTCTGGAAAAGGAAGGCGCCATGGAGTTCACCACCATCATCGGTGCGTCCGCGGCCGACAATCCGACAAATCAATACCTGGCACCTTATTCCGGGGCGGCCATGGGGGAGTGGTTCATGCAGAACGGCATGGATGCCCTGGTCGTCTATGACGACCTCTCCAAGCACGCGGTCGCCTACCGTCAGATTTCGCTGATCCTGAAGCGACCGTCCGGTCGTGAGGCCTATCCGGGTGATGTCTTCTATCTGCACTCCCGGTTGCTCGAGCGCTCCGCCCGACTGAACAAGGAAAACGGAAACGGCTCCCTGACCGCCCTGCCGATCATCGAGACCCAGGCCGGCGACGTGTCCGCCTATATCCCGACCAACGTGATTTCGATCACCGACGGTCAGATCTTCCTCGAAACCGATCTCTTCAACCAGGGCACCCGTCCGGCCATCTCGGTCGGTCTCTCGGTCTCCCGGGTGGGATCGGCCGCCCAGATGAAGATGACCAAGCAGGTCGCGGGCAAGTTGAAGGGCGAATTGGCCCAGTTCCGCGAACTGGCCGCGTTTGCCCAGTTCGGTTCCGACCTCGATGCCCGGACCAAGGCCCAGCTCGACCGGGGTCAGCGCATCGTGGAGCTCTTCAAGCAGCCGGCCTTCGATCCGATCGCGATCGAGATGCAGGCCGCCGTTCTCTGGGGCATGCAGAATCAGTATTTCGACGCGATCGACTCCTCGAAGGTCGCCGAAGCCGCCACCAGCCTGCGGGAATTCCTCGGAGCCCGCAAACAGACCCTTCTCAACAGCCTTCTCCAGGCCGCCGCCGTCAACGACGAGCTCGCCGCCGAGCTCAAGAAGGCCCTCGACGAATGGAAGGCCACGTTTTCCGCGTAG
- a CDS encoding F0F1 ATP synthase subunit delta: protein MNPDKKTRLFARNLFRLSLEDGRVSESRVSEILGWVEREKPRQSVALLREFLRLVTRELDLGLARVEHAGDLSDEALREIAAGFSKRYGRPIKATARPNPDLIAGLRIRIGCDVYENSVASQLAALETTPI, encoded by the coding sequence ATGAATCCCGACAAGAAGACGCGGCTGTTTGCCCGCAACCTCTTCAGGCTCAGTCTTGAAGACGGTCGCGTATCCGAATCGCGTGTTTCGGAGATCCTCGGCTGGGTCGAACGCGAGAAACCGCGTCAATCCGTCGCCCTGCTTCGCGAGTTTCTCCGCCTTGTCACGCGGGAGCTCGACCTCGGCCTGGCCCGGGTCGAGCATGCGGGCGACTTGTCGGATGAGGCCCTCCGGGAAATTGCCGCCGGCTTTTCCAAGCGCTACGGACGCCCGATCAAGGCCACGGCCCGACCCAACCCCGACCTCATCGCAGGCCTCCGTATCCGCATCGGATGCGACGTCTATGAAAACTCCGTGGCCTCGCAGCTGGCCGCTCTCGAGACCACCCCAATTTAG
- a CDS encoding response regulator transcription factor, translated as MKRILIVDDEADVTDLLTYHLRAKGFDAQSINNPNQIMDYARTFSPDLVILDVMMPELNGIQICRMLREDRKLKRIPIIFLSARTEEEDRIQGLEVGGDDYICKPFSPKELVLRVQSIFRRMDEGEGAEELKQLQVGRIFIDVEHHQVRVGDQPIELTATEFKLLKALMERKGRVQPRDQLLLKVWKYETEIETRTVDTHIRRLREKIGSEAGLIETIRGVGYRMVEPCPT; from the coding sequence ATGAAACGGATCCTGATTGTTGATGATGAGGCGGATGTGACCGATCTGCTCACCTACCATCTGAGGGCGAAGGGCTTTGACGCCCAATCGATCAATAATCCGAATCAGATCATGGACTACGCCCGGACCTTCTCACCGGATCTGGTCATTCTTGACGTGATGATGCCCGAACTCAATGGCATCCAGATCTGTCGCATGCTCCGGGAGGACCGGAAGCTCAAACGGATCCCGATCATCTTTCTGAGCGCCCGGACCGAGGAGGAGGACCGGATTCAGGGTTTGGAGGTCGGGGGCGATGATTATATTTGCAAACCATTCAGTCCCAAAGAGTTGGTTCTTCGGGTGCAATCGATTTTTCGGCGGATGGACGAAGGGGAGGGAGCTGAAGAGCTCAAACAACTGCAGGTCGGGCGGATCTTCATCGATGTGGAACACCATCAGGTCAGGGTGGGGGACCAACCCATTGAGTTGACCGCGACCGAATTCAAGCTGCTCAAGGCCCTGATGGAGCGGAAGGGCCGGGTGCAGCCGCGGGATCAGCTCCTCCTCAAGGTCTGGAAATACGAGACGGAGATCGAGACCCGGACGGTCGACACCCACATCCGGCGGTTGCGCGAAAAAATCGGATCGGAAGCGGGGTTGATTGAAACTATCCGCGGAGTGGGCTACCGGATGGTCGAACCATGCCCTACCTGA
- the atpC gene encoding ATP synthase F1 subunit epsilon, which produces MPLVLEIVTPQRKVYEQTIDSVVLSTTSGEISILPGHIPLVTELDPGELQVTSEDRTERLVVGRGFARIEGDRVSVLAESAIEEDQIDETAVEAALNRAREALKDQSSLNAAEVDQLEGAMRYAMAQLATKARRRR; this is translated from the coding sequence ATGCCGCTCGTCCTCGAAATCGTCACCCCGCAAAGGAAGGTCTATGAGCAGACCATCGATTCGGTGGTTCTGTCGACCACCTCGGGTGAGATCAGCATCCTTCCGGGACATATCCCGTTGGTGACGGAACTTGATCCCGGTGAATTGCAGGTCACGTCGGAGGACCGGACCGAGCGACTCGTGGTCGGTCGGGGATTTGCCCGTATCGAAGGTGATCGGGTTTCCGTCCTCGCCGAATCGGCGATCGAGGAAGATCAGATCGATGAAACTGCGGTGGAGGCTGCCCTGAACCGCGCCCGCGAGGCGCTGAAGGATCAGTCCAGCCTGAATGCGGCCGAGGTCGACCAGCTCGAAGGTGCCATGCGCTACGCCATGGCCCAGCTGGCCACCAAGGCGCGCCGTCGCCGGTAG
- a CDS encoding ATP-binding protein: MPYLIIGILGIGLILLYRHCRVQRRGMALLARSLSERKPFLSEDNDLHRIHDDWENLRLAGNSLIEAFNQLDRHQSNQLSQLEAALGSLQEAVLIIDRNNYILLANKALHKMFGRNQAILGQRMETVLHSATFLEFVRQVRSKKPSGQREVEFVEADRTVWVEATGADIPDVEDANGPWTLFVLHDITRLKQLESVRKEFVANVSHELKTPLSVIKGYVETLVDDHESLPPAERGRFLGVVRRNCDRLQLILDDLLELSRLESRSLRISLVEKDLNAWITSLGREWTVRMEKTGHPFILDLSPEPLSVLMDPFRISQVIENLIDNAQKYTAKGTRITLGAAKVGEWVELWVADTGPGIPKADLPHIFERFYRVEKGRSRETGGTGLGLSIVKHISDLHGGTVRAESEEGKGTRIVVSLPVASGATPGGAS, encoded by the coding sequence ATGCCCTACCTGATCATCGGTATTCTTGGAATCGGTCTGATCCTACTTTATCGGCATTGCCGGGTCCAACGCAGGGGAATGGCTCTCCTGGCCCGGTCCCTCAGCGAGCGGAAACCGTTTCTCAGTGAAGACAACGACCTGCACCGCATCCATGATGATTGGGAAAACCTCCGGTTGGCCGGAAACTCACTGATTGAGGCCTTCAATCAACTCGACCGACACCAATCCAACCAGCTGAGCCAGCTTGAAGCTGCCCTGGGGAGTCTTCAGGAAGCGGTTCTCATCATTGATCGGAATAATTATATTCTATTGGCAAACAAGGCATTGCACAAGATGTTCGGAAGGAACCAGGCCATCCTCGGCCAGCGGATGGAGACGGTCCTGCACAGTGCCACCTTTCTGGAATTCGTCAGGCAGGTCCGGTCGAAAAAGCCTTCGGGACAACGGGAAGTGGAGTTCGTCGAGGCCGATCGCACCGTCTGGGTGGAAGCGACCGGAGCGGATATTCCGGATGTGGAGGATGCCAACGGTCCCTGGACCCTGTTTGTGCTGCATGACATTACCCGGCTCAAGCAGCTGGAATCGGTGCGAAAGGAGTTTGTGGCCAATGTCTCCCATGAGTTGAAGACTCCCCTGAGTGTGATCAAGGGTTACGTGGAGACTCTGGTCGACGACCATGAATCCCTTCCGCCCGCCGAGCGGGGACGGTTTCTCGGGGTGGTTCGGCGCAATTGTGATCGGTTGCAGTTGATTCTCGACGATTTGCTGGAGCTGTCGCGGCTCGAGTCGCGGAGTCTTCGGATCAGTTTGGTTGAGAAGGACTTGAATGCATGGATCACCTCGCTGGGCCGGGAGTGGACGGTCCGGATGGAGAAAACCGGGCACCCTTTCATCCTGGATCTTTCCCCAGAGCCTCTCTCCGTCCTGATGGATCCGTTCCGGATCAGTCAGGTCATCGAGAACCTGATCGACAATGCGCAGAAGTACACGGCAAAGGGAACCCGGATCACCCTCGGGGCGGCGAAGGTGGGCGAGTGGGTTGAGCTCTGGGTTGCCGATACCGGCCCCGGGATTCCGAAAGCCGACCTGCCCCATATCTTCGAACGGTTTTACCGGGTGGAAAAGGGTCGTTCCCGTGAGACCGGCGGTACCGGTCTGGGTTTGAGCATCGTCAAGCATATCTCCGACCTCCATGGCGGTACTGTCCGGGCCGAGAGCGAAGAAGGAAAGGGGACACGCATCGTGGTTTCCCTGCCTGTTGCCAGCGGTGCAACGCCGGGCGGCGCCTCCTGA
- the atpF gene encoding F0F1 ATP synthase subunit B — translation MIEAFSILAAADPHAAGEAVSLTQRFGIDLPYLIAQIVSFSIVAFLLYRFAFKPVLATLDERRSKIEDGLRYTEEMKVKLAEAEAQHAATLKAAALEAQKIIHDARDTGKEMIERQTREAAERAEQMIAKAEQAIELEQKKMLADVREEIARLVVMTTSKVLSRDLSETERTRFVASATEELERN, via the coding sequence ATGATCGAGGCATTTTCCATTCTGGCAGCCGCTGATCCCCATGCTGCGGGCGAGGCGGTCTCTCTCACCCAGCGGTTCGGCATAGATCTGCCTTACCTGATCGCCCAGATCGTCAGCTTCTCGATCGTGGCGTTCCTGCTCTATCGGTTTGCCTTCAAGCCGGTGCTGGCCACCCTTGATGAACGGCGGTCCAAGATCGAGGACGGCCTCCGTTACACCGAGGAGATGAAGGTGAAACTGGCCGAGGCGGAAGCCCAGCACGCCGCCACCCTGAAGGCCGCCGCCCTCGAAGCCCAGAAAATCATCCACGATGCCCGGGATACCGGCAAGGAGATGATCGAGCGACAAACCCGGGAGGCAGCCGAGCGGGCCGAACAGATGATCGCCAAGGCGGAACAGGCCATCGAACTCGAGCAGAAGAAGATGCTCGCTGATGTCCGCGAGGAAATCGCCCGACTGGTCGTGATGACCACCTCGAAGGTTCTTTCCCGCGACCTGAGCGAAACCGAACGTACCCGTTTTGTCGCCTCGGCCACCGAGGAACTTGAACGGAACTGA
- a CDS encoding SAM-dependent methyltransferase, whose protein sequence is MPKTPISPKAATILENRRREVTAILDEVAAEHTEITLELGSGHGHFLTAYASAHPDRFCLGIDRQGNRITRSLRKQDHAALPNLRFVRAEIGQFLECLPPTLRLSRILVLFPDPWPKRRHEKNRLLGPLMLRRLARFAPAGADLCLRSDSLDYLDWVGTHLLESDDWEIDPTRPWPFEWETVFQRKAPAYRSLIAVRADRARSAESPGKAPEASP, encoded by the coding sequence GTGCCCAAGACCCCCATCAGTCCGAAAGCCGCCACCATCCTGGAAAACCGGCGCCGTGAGGTGACGGCGATCCTCGATGAGGTGGCGGCGGAACATACGGAAATCACGCTCGAGTTGGGATCGGGACACGGCCATTTCCTGACGGCCTATGCTTCCGCCCACCCGGATCGATTCTGTCTCGGGATTGACCGGCAGGGCAATCGGATCACCCGCTCGCTCCGCAAGCAGGATCACGCCGCCCTGCCGAACCTGCGCTTCGTCCGCGCGGAGATCGGTCAGTTTCTTGAATGCCTGCCGCCGACCCTGCGCCTGTCCCGGATCCTCGTTCTGTTTCCCGACCCCTGGCCCAAGAGACGTCATGAGAAGAACCGCCTGCTCGGCCCGCTCATGCTCAGGCGCCTGGCGCGCTTCGCTCCGGCGGGAGCGGATCTTTGTCTGCGTTCGGACAGCCTTGACTACCTGGACTGGGTCGGGACCCACCTTTTGGAAAGTGACGACTGGGAGATCGACCCGACCAGGCCGTGGCCGTTTGAATGGGAGACCGTCTTTCAGCGCAAGGCTCCCGCCTATCGGTCGCTGATCGCGGTCAGAGCAGATCGAGCCAGATCAGCAGAAAGCCCTGGGAAAGCACCAGAAGCGTCGCCATGA
- a CDS encoding ATP synthase F0 subunit C has translation MLNVLAEINGSIQGALGCLGAAIGVALVGAKAVEAVGRNPGASGKILVQGILGMALAEAVAFYSLFL, from the coding sequence ATGTTGAACGTTCTCGCAGAAATAAATGGAAGTATTCAGGGTGCCCTGGGCTGTCTCGGCGCCGCCATCGGGGTAGCTCTGGTCGGAGCCAAGGCCGTTGAGGCCGTCGGCCGCAACCCGGGAGCCTCCGGCAAGATCCTTGTCCAGGGCATTCTTGGAATGGCGCTGGCTGAGGCTGTCGCTTTCTACTCCCTCTTCCTCTAG
- the atpD gene encoding F0F1 ATP synthase subunit beta, whose translation MSNIGKIVEIIGPVVDVQFDQANMPAIYQALTVTFKPSGVETTLTLEIQQHLGDGRVRAIAMSSTEGLVRGMDVQDTGSPISVPVGEGVLGRILNVTGDPVDERGPVKHEKRYPIHRPAPSLVDQDTGADILETGIKVIDLICPFIKGGKVGAFGGAGVGKTVVIMELINNIAKTHGGYSVFAGVGERSREGNDLYHEMSESGVIDQKNIENSKVALVYGQMNEPPGARMRVGLTGLAMAEYFRDEKNQDVLLFIDNIFRFSQAGSEVSALLGRSPSAVGYQPTLAQEMGVLQERITSTKKGSITSFQAVYVPADDLTDPAPANTFAHLDSTIVLERSIAELGIYPAVDPLASSSKALEPSIVGQEHYDVARGVQRVLQRYKDLQDIIAILGLDELSPEDKLAVYRARKIQRFLSQPFNVAEVFTGTAGKIVPVADTIRGFKMILNGELDDIPENDFYMKGGIDEAIQASKTAAV comes from the coding sequence ATGAGCAACATAGGAAAGATCGTTGAGATCATCGGCCCGGTGGTCGACGTGCAGTTTGACCAGGCGAACATGCCGGCCATCTACCAGGCCCTGACCGTCACTTTCAAACCGTCGGGTGTGGAGACAACCCTGACCCTCGAGATCCAGCAGCATCTCGGCGACGGGCGCGTCCGCGCCATCGCGATGTCCTCAACCGAGGGTCTGGTCCGGGGAATGGATGTTCAGGATACCGGGTCGCCCATTTCGGTGCCGGTCGGCGAAGGCGTTCTCGGCCGCATCCTCAACGTGACCGGCGATCCGGTCGACGAGCGCGGTCCGGTCAAGCATGAGAAGCGTTATCCGATTCACCGTCCCGCACCCTCCCTTGTCGACCAGGATACCGGGGCCGATATTCTCGAGACCGGAATCAAGGTCATCGACCTGATCTGCCCGTTCATCAAGGGCGGCAAGGTCGGTGCCTTCGGTGGAGCCGGCGTCGGCAAGACCGTCGTCATCATGGAGCTGATCAACAATATCGCCAAGACCCACGGCGGTTACTCCGTGTTCGCCGGAGTCGGAGAGCGTTCCCGCGAAGGAAACGACCTCTACCACGAAATGAGCGAGTCCGGGGTCATCGATCAGAAGAACATCGAGAATTCCAAGGTCGCCCTCGTCTACGGCCAGATGAATGAGCCCCCGGGTGCCCGCATGCGGGTCGGCCTGACCGGCTTGGCCATGGCCGAGTATTTCCGCGACGAGAAGAACCAGGACGTCCTCCTCTTCATCGACAACATCTTCCGTTTTTCCCAGGCCGGCTCCGAAGTATCCGCCTTGTTGGGACGCTCCCCCTCGGCCGTCGGTTATCAGCCGACCCTCGCCCAGGAAATGGGCGTGCTCCAGGAACGCATCACCTCGACCAAGAAGGGTTCGATCACCTCCTTCCAGGCGGTCTATGTGCCGGCGGACGATTTGACCGACCCGGCCCCGGCCAATACCTTCGCCCACCTCGACTCGACCATCGTGCTCGAGCGTTCCATCGCCGAGTTGGGCATTTACCCTGCCGTCGATCCGTTGGCCTCGTCCTCCAAGGCGCTTGAGCCCTCCATCGTCGGCCAGGAGCACTACGACGTGGCCCGCGGTGTCCAGAGGGTGCTGCAACGCTACAAGGATCTTCAGGACATCATTGCCATTCTCGGCCTCGACGAACTCTCGCCGGAAGACAAACTGGCCGTCTACCGCGCACGGAAAATCCAGCGCTTCCTCTCCCAGCCCTTCAACGTGGCCGAAGTCTTCACCGGCACCGCCGGCAAGATCGTCCCTGTGGCGGACACGATCAGGGGCTTCAAGATGATCCTCAACGGGGAACTCGACGATATCCCGGAGAACGACTTCTACATGAAGGGCGGAATCGACGAAGCGATCCAGGCTTCCAAGACGGCGGCCGTCTGA
- the atpG gene encoding ATP synthase F1 subunit gamma: MPSTRDIRRRIKSVKNTRQITKAMELVAASKMKKAQDMAVAGREYAYLLADILASVSSRLSEFSHPLLQPREIKTRGILVLSTDKGLCGPLNSNLFRMIAEIKEPAKFVSVGRKSTQFLGRTKRPLIADFSIDDSVHFRDVLVVAEFMAQQFLDGEIDTLEVLYPRFINTLVQEPVRVQLLPLPDLKEMIRNLRKAVSRGKEVKEFPSDDRHMLFEPDLRALLNSILPLYVNRELHQFALNAKASEHSARMVAMKTAKDNASKLLDDLTLEYNKARQAAITQEILEIAAATAAN; encoded by the coding sequence ATGCCCAGCACCCGCGACATCCGACGCCGAATCAAATCGGTCAAGAACACCCGCCAGATCACCAAGGCGATGGAGCTGGTCGCTGCGTCCAAGATGAAGAAGGCGCAGGACATGGCGGTCGCCGGTCGCGAATACGCCTACCTGCTGGCCGACATCCTCGCTTCTGTTTCCAGCCGTCTCTCGGAGTTCAGTCATCCGCTTCTTCAGCCGAGAGAAATCAAGACCCGCGGCATTCTCGTTCTGTCGACCGACAAGGGGCTCTGCGGCCCCCTCAATTCGAATCTCTTCCGCATGATCGCCGAGATCAAGGAGCCGGCGAAATTCGTCAGTGTCGGCCGCAAGAGCACCCAGTTTCTCGGCCGGACCAAGCGTCCCCTCATCGCCGATTTCTCAATCGATGATTCGGTCCATTTCCGTGATGTCCTGGTCGTGGCCGAGTTCATGGCCCAGCAATTCCTCGACGGGGAGATCGACACTCTCGAGGTTCTCTATCCGCGGTTCATCAATACCCTGGTCCAGGAGCCGGTCCGGGTGCAGTTGCTGCCGCTGCCTGATCTCAAGGAGATGATCCGGAACCTGCGCAAAGCGGTTTCCCGCGGGAAGGAAGTCAAGGAATTCCCCTCCGACGACCGGCATATGCTCTTTGAGCCCGATCTCCGGGCCCTCCTCAACTCGATCCTGCCCCTTTACGTCAACCGGGAGCTCCACCAGTTCGCCCTCAATGCCAAGGCTTCGGAGCACAGCGCCCGGATGGTCGCGATGAAGACGGCCAAGGATAATGCGAGCAAGTTGCTCGACGACCTCACTCTCGAATACAACAAGGCGCGCCAGGCGGCCATCACCCAGGAAATTCTCGAAATCGCGGCTGCGACGGCGGCCAATTGA
- a CDS encoding F0F1 ATP synthase subunit A, with translation MISGRNLLRTVPALLVGSLFASSAHAAGGAAAEKLFSIGPLPVTNSMVTSWVISIVLILVIRWAVGRPSLVPSRGQAIVESLTEGVLGLVGPVVGKRVVKAAFPLLAALFVFILIQNWSGLLPGVGTIGWGNDTEHGFQVSEAWIRPGNADINGTLALALVSFVAWLFLIFRFAGPKAILFDLFGNKADKGELPKVTYFFLSILFILVGLIEIISILFRNVSLTFRLFGNVYGGENLLHHMTSIFKWGLPIPFYFLEVLIGFVQALVFALLVAVYIGLICNHGDDHEHEEAEGQESSPDAAHG, from the coding sequence ATGATTAGTGGTCGGAATCTTCTGCGAACGGTGCCCGCCTTGCTGGTGGGCAGTCTTTTCGCATCGTCGGCCCATGCCGCGGGCGGAGCCGCAGCCGAGAAGCTTTTCAGCATCGGACCGCTTCCCGTGACCAACAGCATGGTGACCAGCTGGGTCATCTCCATCGTCCTCATTCTTGTGATTCGCTGGGCCGTCGGCCGGCCGTCTCTGGTCCCGTCCCGTGGTCAGGCCATCGTTGAGTCCCTGACCGAAGGCGTCCTCGGGCTGGTCGGGCCGGTCGTGGGCAAGCGGGTCGTCAAGGCGGCGTTTCCGCTCCTGGCCGCGCTTTTCGTCTTCATCCTGATCCAGAACTGGAGTGGGTTGCTTCCCGGGGTGGGCACGATCGGATGGGGCAACGACACCGAGCATGGCTTCCAGGTTTCAGAGGCCTGGATCCGGCCTGGCAACGCGGACATCAATGGAACCCTCGCGCTTGCCCTGGTTTCGTTCGTCGCCTGGCTTTTCCTCATCTTCAGATTTGCCGGACCCAAGGCGATCCTGTTCGATCTTTTCGGCAACAAGGCAGACAAGGGCGAGTTGCCCAAGGTCACGTATTTCTTCCTCTCGATCCTGTTCATTCTGGTCGGTTTGATCGAAATCATTTCAATTCTCTTCCGGAATGTCTCCCTGACCTTCCGACTTTTCGGCAATGTTTACGGTGGGGAAAACCTGCTCCACCACATGACCAGCATATTCAAGTGGGGGCTGCCCATCCCCTTCTATTTCCTCGAGGTTCTCATCGGGTTCGTCCAGGCCCTGGTTTTCGCCCTGCTGGTCGCAGTCTACATCGGCCTGATCTGCAACCACGGGGATGATCACGAACACGAAGAGGCGGAGGGGCAGGAATCGTCCCCGGATGCGGCACACGGCTGA